One stretch of Argiope bruennichi chromosome 3, qqArgBrue1.1, whole genome shotgun sequence DNA includes these proteins:
- the LOC129964227 gene encoding uncharacterized protein LOC129964227: protein MDRNSIYSSFAAIRTVVKEDIKASCAELVYGTTLQLPSDVIETSIIPPSDDIFVDRLRNAIRELNPVVTSAHDKTKFFVNSSLETCLHVFLRIDNVKPLFCQSYIGPHKVLERTQKNFTIELNGRTSTVSIDRFKPAHLIPTCEEQTPILSAEKTVSGANFRSDKQQSDDPTAPDKTVASRSGRRVHFPSKLSTYITY, encoded by the coding sequence ATGGACAGAAATTCTATCTATAGTTCTTTTGCTGCTATTCGCACTGTTGTCAAAGAAGACATCAAAGCTTCTTGTGCTGAACTGGTGTACGGAACAACTCTACAACTTCCTAGTGATGTGATAGAAACATCTATCATTCCACCTTCTGACGACATCTTTGTCGATCGCCTGCGAAATGCGATCCGTGAATTGAATCCTGTAGTGACATCTGCACAtgataaaacaaagttttttgtAAATTCATCTTTAGAAACttgcttgcatgtatttttaaGGATAGACAATGTGAAACCTCTTTTTTGCCAGTCCTACATAGGTCCTCACAAAGTTTTAGAACGGACACAGAAAAATTTTACCATCGAACTAAATGGCAGGACATCAACCGTTTCCATAGATCGCTTCAAGCCGGCACATTTGATTCCTACTTGCGAAGAACAAACTCCAATTCTTTCTGCAGAAAAAACTGTCTCTGGAGCAAATTTTCGGTCGGACAAACAACAGTCTGACGATCCAACTGCACCAGATAAAACTGTGGCATCTAGATCTGGCAGACGCGTTCATTTCCCATCGAAGCTATCAACATACATCAcctattaa